The Malus sylvestris chromosome 8, drMalSylv7.2, whole genome shotgun sequence genomic interval CAGGATAAACTTGGTGGGATGTGAGCTAATTGATGACACAATGCAGTTCATATACCGCTTGTTTACATCTTGAAACtattttctcaaatttgtcTGGCATTAAGAACTTCTGCTTTAATATAACATAAAATCGATAGATTAACACAATACAATTGATATATTGACACGACTCAATATCTCCATTTCCTACTCACTCCCACAAATTTTACACAATATTTGCCTTTGGTTGAAAAATTTCTTTTCTAATATTGTAACCTAAGAATTGTTAAACTCGCAATATGTTGAGTacctagcttttttttttaagtacaaaAACCCTAGCAAGAAGAATTGATTCCCTCATGAGAAACAAATACAATTAATGCATTATAATGAAACGGGAATATGTGTTAATACTCGTAAATCGCATGATCAATGAGGTATATGTTGGGCCCTAACCAATAATTTAttggagaattttttttttgcaaggaACAATGAATGCATGGTTATTTGAAGAGAATCTTGGAGGAGAAGCTTTTCTTTTTGCAAACTACAAAGTTAATCTCACTTCAACATTGTTGTTTAGAAAAGTAATAGTGAGGtagatttaataataaaaaagaaaaagaaaaatgcaatCTATCAAGAGAAACATAAAACCTAGCATGACCATGATAGTAGGCAGAACAAACAAAACCTTCACCAACCAATACAAGATAAAACAATgccaacaaaagaaaacctaTTGAAAGTGGTAGTGTGAAAGCCCTACATAATCACGATGATAatatgcaaaataaaatgaGGAGGATAATCTCACCAAACAAAGTCAGTAGAAGAGGAATCATGATTTGCAAGGGCACCAACAACTTGATTACCTTTTCGACATATGTGAGAACGCATAAAATGCATTTGGAAAATTCTATGCAAGCAATTCCTCCACTCCGCTTAGCACAAGAAGTCAAGAACCAAAACAGAACCAACTTTCAACCAAATAAAATTCCAACCCCAAATTAAAGctcatttaataattttaattattactATTACCTCCGCAACAGAGCTAAGAATCTCCATATTAGAACAAAAAGCTTCAAAAAATTGGCCTTTAAAATTCCGAAACACACCACCAGAACCAGCAGTTGAAGCCTAGAAGGTATGTTGGTCAAGGAACATTATATTATTGGTTATAGGGCAATGCAAATGTTAAATAAAAGATAgaagaaaggaaaggaaagtTCACGTCAAACGAGTGTACTCTTTTTAAATTTGTAAGTTTCCTTTTGTTGTTTAATAAGAGGCACCAAACCAAACAGTCTCCAATTTCTATTCCCCATCATTTTctactctctatctctctcttactcttaccctttctctctctagcagATGTATATAAGGTAAAGGATACATCGAACTACGTGATGGGATTTAAAGCCTGTTTCTTCGTGACGAcattttcttcctcttcccTTCTTCTATTTCTATATGCTTAACCTTCTCTTCCATTtgcttctctctctatctctctctctacctttcttcttcttctacttcttttatttttcttgccaTACCCTAATATTCCAAACCTCAAAATATAGGGCTAGAGCCAGACATGCTCTCTCTGACCACTACAACCTTTtgaagaaatattttttttttgtaatgatAAACTAcatgttttaataaaaatgatagaaaattttatttttgaaattattaactttttagcatacacatctcatcatttgtataatgatACGTGTTATACCACTCCGTGTATgaatcacactgaaaaatctctccaccttTTGCTCACTAACTTACAACACctctccctcctctctctctctcgccctACCAGCCAGCTGCTTTTGATATCCACCATCGGCTGGCTTGGCTTCCTTGTTGACGTGTCCAGGTGATTGAATTATTGGCCCTAAAAGTTTCCATGAATAAactccaaaaaacaaaaataatattacaGCTTTTTCCtcttatctttctctctcttttgtaATGGCCcaagaaatattctttttctttttactctATATCTATCTCGCGGACTCTGAAAAGAGAGTATGAAGaggcatgtatatatatatgtttcatcttttttttttctttatcccATTGAGATTCGATAATAATGACATCTTCCACAACCCAAAGTGATTCACTTTTCAccttacaaatacaaataaaaggtGGAAATCATAAACTAAAAATTAGCAATGAAATGTTGAATGTGTGGAGGAAGACCAAAAACTTGCTATCGATACTATTCTTAATTAatgtttctcaaaaaaaaattaatgttctTTCCCATGGGAgatttaaattgattattgAAGATATTCGTCACTTAGTTTCTTTAGCTCAATTTTAGAGGCATCTATTCATGAAGCAAACTTCTTAATTGACGTTATTACTATTATTACTTTCGGCCAACGGAACTTACTTCTAGAATCACATTATTCCTATTGTGCTTGAAATGATTTTATCTTTGATTTCATAGGTGTAGTTATGACCCCTGTGCTAGTTtctaaatgtgtgtgtgtgtgtatatatatcttCCCTTGTTTTGTATAAAACTAACAAATTTATGCATGTtcccattttattttatttttatttttgcttagTACTTAGACGTGTCACAATGTAATGTGACCATATTTGAAGAAGGTAGATTGAGTTAAGATAGATTGCATGAAAGTCATTTGTAATAAGTGGGCACTAAGGAATCCTATTATATAAAAGTAAGGAAtggattttattttgtgatgATAAGTGAAAGACTGACTGCAAGGAGTAGAGAGGGGTAGGGATTGTAGGGACACAATCAGGCCTTCCAGGTGCAAAGTGAAAACAATAGGAAAATGATGGCTAATTATTTCACAGAGATACTCACCTGATTATTTTGATCATGCCCAATGATTATAACTATTGGAAAAACAAAGTTAACCCATCAAACTGTCCCAGTTCAGTTCCCCACAATTATAATTTATCACTTTTACATTTTCTCGGCGCTTCCCTCATTTGAAATTCATACAACAAAAGATTATTGGTCAGTGGTCACCttataattaattacttagaTTTCAAGTTAAAGGGGAAAACCCTAGTGAATAGGGTTGCTTAGAGCAATTCCAGCGGAGGCTGGTTGCTCGGGCGACAGGCGAGGACAAAGGGCCTGAGGGCCGGTGAAGAGAGGTCCAGCCGTGTGGAGGCCGAGCGACGGTGGGAGCCCGAGCGAAGGTggggtggggagtcgacgggcctgtggcccgagggctttgcaattttttattttttttgtgtcaaagagagagagagagcttttgtaattttttattatttaaacaaacaaaaaaaactattattttaattgcttattgcctggggggagggctccaagggtggagatgcaaataacaattactgttcattaatggcagttactattcatttaaggcagttactgttcaaaatggtggattcaatagtggattgccagggggaaaggctccatgggtggagttgctcttatacATTTTTGAGACTCTAAAATAAAATCGAACTCTAGCTACTATTGTATTTCTCACTTTTATTAAAGAGTATGTCGATAGTATTGTTGATTACATGTATAAATAAGTACCACTACTCTTTTATCAATCTTcaaaatgaaggaaatattgtgtgtgtgtattctttTTCAAAAGACAAATTTATAAGGTTGCGTTTGTTGCACAAAACTATTTCGGATTAGATTAACTTCAAGAACTAAGTTAGATTGACTTGACACAGACTAAGAATAATGAGGCGTTTGATGTAATGTCGGATTAAGTcagtaattaaattatttttaggatccaaattttattttaattcatgttattaatattttgttattattaagtccacaattttttttctgtctctctctccctctcaaccTTTCCTTTCATCTCACCCTCGTTTCCGTTGAACTCtgcatctctctcctctctctcttagATTCACTTCGCAGTCTCCTTCCAAAGACAAATTAGTAAACTTGTTCACTCAAATTTGCAGGTGCCATTCCAGTAAACTTGTTCATTGAATTTGCAGGTGCCATTCGGATTAGCCCACCAGCCAGTCGATGAGCTTCATGCAACTTCAAGGTCCTCGACTATGGAACGATCGTTGTGCATTTTGGTTTCAGACGCACAACGATTTTGTTTCGAATTTTAGGGGTTGGAACGATTGGTGTGcatttttgcttttttgttaCGAATTTTGCAAGGtgcattttttcttttctggatCAAGAAGGATTGTTGTGCAGGATCGGGGTTTCGCTGGATAGAGGACAGAAAGCAAGAGATAAGACGCGAGCAAGAGAGCAGAGAGCAAACGAAGCGGAGAGAGCTCTTAGCAGTACCATGGATATTGTGTGGGGGGTGTCTCGCTATGACCACCTAGCAAAAGTTTGTCAATGTGAGCCCCTTTAGTCTCATTCATCTTAATCCCTGCACATAACAAATACGGAACTAGACTAATAAGTAGTTCAGCCCAGTAATTGTTAGTAAggtcaaacaaacacaccctaagTTTATAACCTGCAATGTTTATGTTTTAAGAATATACCTAAAGCAAAGGGAGTCCTACATACTCttactctctcttttctttatgGTTATGTGGTAATCTCCCGTTTTGGCAAGAATGGGCATGTACCCATTAAAATTGGAAAAATACAATGAACGTTCATTTTATtaacaaaaatttcaaatatcaaACAGAAAAATACAGGAATAGGCAAGTGCATGCCCAGGACCAGTAAACATATATCAgtatcataaaaaataaaaaataaagagaaggaaaaatatCCCTATTATATTTAGGTAAAAATTAAATCTGCATGTGATCTACTGGCACACACTGCAGAATaactatgtatatatatatgtatgtatgtatgtatgtgtgggtgtgtgtgtgtatatatatgcttctttctatttagaaaaagaaaaacaaactaatataaaaaataagttGAAACAATGTCTCAGCTTCAATTCTCGATATTCAATTAAAATGGGAAATAGGGTTTTTCCATAGCATGAGATCAAAGAACTTCTAATACTTTCTTTCTTGGCCCTtctctctctcagactctctctctctcattccttTCTTAATTCCCGGCTCATCGCTCACGCATCTTAAACCTGCAGCTCTCTTCTGTGCAGCTTCTGAAGCGTTTCAGCTGCTGACATGGAGACAGTCCTTTTTATTTTGAAGGTTCTGTGTAGGTATACCATTCTCGTGATTCTTGCTTTGTTTCTTTCCCTTGCATAACATATATTTATTACCACCACCCTTTTCCCTGTTCGTGTTACATACACATTTTCGGGAATATTACCCGTGTACACATACCCACCACCAACCCATCTAGGCATCTATCCACtacattattaattaatttttacacGTTAAATTAACCCCATTAAtccatttatacattttgaTACATTTTGTGCAGTTAAAACACATCATGTGTTATATGTTTGCTGCAATACATAACAAATTATAACTAAGACGTACACCTTAGTCAACTAGCACGTAATAACATGGAAATCCTTAATGAAGTGTTTCTCGGCATTATGTTAATCCCTAATGAAGTGTTTCTCAGCATTTACTTAATCTAACCAGGAATTGTTGAATAAGTTAAATTAACACCCTTAATCTATCTATCTGCCTCTCTACAAATTTCATTAAGTTAAAGCACATCATGTGCATTATTTGTTTTATACAATACATAACGATGTGTTACTGAAACGTACATGTTACTCAGTTTGGCATGTGACATGGAAAGTCCCTAATGAAGTTTTTCTCACGACATTATGGAGGACCTATACGCATCCCCATTAATTCAACCTTTTTTTGTTGATTGAGTAATTAACTAAGCTGGCTAAAGGTAAAATTACAAAGCAGTTTTAACCCTTGCTTGAATAATGTAAGACATATGAAACAAGGGATCAAGAGTTAGAATCGTTAGATGGGTCCACAGAGTATGGAAATCTAGAAAAACAAAGactgattttttttcacaaGTTGTCAGCAATTCAGACATGATCCTATACCGAGCCCGCCACCACCATCACTACCAAAATCACACCCAACACAACACACATATGCACTACTATTACtattacctctctctctctctctctctctctctctctctctctctctctctctctctctctctctctctctctctctctctgtgctgAAGAGCAAGAAGATTCTATTCTAATTTCTAAAACGCAGTGAAAGTGAAACCAAACCCCACCTCCCCTCACATGACCACCGCCGATAccatacaaaaaaaaactatatttattcatttgtactttgttttttttttgtcaaatagcAAACTTTATTAGATTCGAATTGGAATGTTTACATCTTCAGCAAGaacattaaataaaaactcCGGACCAATCTCATCCCAATGGAAGGCACCTCCATGTGAGGCAACATATGAGGCTACAGCATGCGCGGTGGCATTTCCAACCCGCTTGACAAACCCAAACCTCACCCCTTGTAATTGAGATACTAACTGACCAATATCATGAACATAGCATTCCAATGTCGCATCCACCCCATAATTTGTACTTAAAAACAAGGATTTTTTTGCTTAATTAATGAGCCTTATTATATTATCCGATACGAGAATTTCAAGGAGAGACAACTTAAAACACAGAGTGAATACGGATAAACCCTACATATTTTAAATGTGAATATTACTTttaattattgtattattagaGAAACTACACCCTaactctttctccttctttctaAACTGGAAAAAAGAATCAAAATCTGTATTCTATATGACAAAGCTACAAGGTTCTTTCTTCTGTCTCTTCTCTCCTCGCACTCTCTTTTGTCGTTTTTACTAGCATCTTCCTTCTCTTACACAATAAAACATTATTATATATAGCTAACTCTAATTTTGCGaatattaggatttttttttaatatagggTTCTTACGGCATGGATTGTATTGGGACAAAGTGCTATAGGGTTCGAATCCTGCAGGGACTGGGGGGCTATATCATGTATATTTATCTaataaaagacaaaaacaaacatAAAGGTCACGAGGGGGATAATAGATGCCACGAGCAAATGGGCATGCATTTTTCAGATCAACAAATATCCGACAAGATTTACCAGTTTGTTGTTTCTCAGACCCAGATTTTTGTCCAATGGTATGATATTGACGTTTCTATCCTATCCTTGATTCTGGGCTTCCTGGGCTTCTTGTTTTAGATCGATCACATCCCTTATCTCCAGTCACACGTACGAAGCAACCTGCTTCCATAAATGCATGCAGAAAATGTGAAAAGTCTCATCTAATTTATGAAGGATTTGAACTCCTTTAAGTATAATGTACTGACGAAATAATTTAATTACCCCTGAGAGGTGAAATTCTCGTTGTGAAATATTACTGCATGGTTTTTCCAATATGGTAAAGATTTGTATTTTCTAAATTTTCCTTTAATGTTGCACTAAGGATGAAACCCTAGTGATAGAGCAATATATGATCTTATCCTCTACGAACCCTTTGTAGTTTCCTAAAGCTTGTTAGCGCTTTAGGTGGTACTGACTTTATTTGGTAAAGGAATCTCATGATTTCATCGTCACAATAATTTGGTTTGATTTGAATACTGTTTTCCTTTGCATCCCTACTCTTTATCTTTCAATTTTATATGATACCTTTGATTTGAATAAGCATGTCCTAATTAATCAGTTAGAACTTGCAAAACCCCCACTATTTGCTTCTTATTTTGAATGACATGAATCAATTAGACGCAAAAGAGTTAGGCTTTGATGTCTTCTTCATTCTTAATTTGTGCGTGAGAAAATCATATCTAAATGGATCCCAAACGAAATATCAACAAATACATTAGGACTATGCAGGGACGAGGTTCCTTACATTTGGAAATCCTCACCCCAATCACGAGTAAGAATTTTATACtcaaaatggtgaaagtttATATGCACTTGTCATGTGATTGTCTGCAAAGAGAAATGAATTATTACAGGAGTGTCGTGGTCTATTTTATTTGACAATATTTAGGGTTGCCggcggcaaggagaagagagaaaagaggtttgtttgtagaattgtagaggaatgtgtgtgttgttatccctcctacattgtgcctttatttatagtaataaaaggagagagaggatattccttcatccccaagaaATACAAGATATGATAGGGAAGAATACTAGAATAAAATCTAATCtaaaatttacacaatcacacttaaagtaggaatgtttacaacaaggAGCTAAATACTTTCGTTAGATT includes:
- the LOC126633083 gene encoding uncharacterized protein LOC126633083, whose amino-acid sequence is MSFMQLQGPRLWNDRCAFWFQTHNDFVSNFRGWNDWIGVSLDRGQKARDKTRAREQRANEAERALSSTMDIVWGVSRYDHLAKVCQSSEAFQLLTWRQSFLF